In Jeotgalibaca arthritidis, a single genomic region encodes these proteins:
- a CDS encoding GGDEF domain-containing protein encodes MNQIVEQLILISFFLPMMIASLLITADLFLKSIKKAVKRKEVQFFLITILIFTYLYFVLSFSMNLVGFITYHYAFALFFYYYFNRKIGEILTIATPVMVWFYLFLVDLPNREHMVYLILFSVFLLIVMIVLDKINVIADKTKFYLIYVITMVASPKSAMMVYHKVEYEWYQLVLVLLGSFVLMGGFTWLHQLIEKEEKEVIDELLSSRRDSLTGAYNFYTFNKDLVIYNQVPMNRSIAMIDIDHFKAFNDEHGHLAGNDLLREFTQLMEAYLGQTVGSNHYKLYRYGGEEFCIIFEDISIALIYETLESLRVQIHHHAFNISNKQVSGISFSAGIENCQEGEGSLLDALHLADLALYQAKNNGRNQVRIYCER; translated from the coding sequence GTGAACCAGATAGTCGAACAATTAATTTTAATTAGTTTCTTTCTTCCGATGATGATCGCCAGTTTGTTGATAACAGCTGATCTATTTTTGAAAAGTATCAAGAAGGCGGTTAAACGGAAAGAAGTTCAGTTTTTCTTGATTACGATTTTAATTTTTACTTACCTTTACTTTGTTCTCTCGTTTTCGATGAACTTAGTTGGTTTTATTACCTATCACTATGCGTTTGCGCTGTTCTTTTATTATTATTTTAATAGGAAAATTGGGGAAATCTTGACAATTGCGACACCTGTAATGGTCTGGTTTTATTTATTTTTAGTCGATCTTCCAAATCGAGAGCACATGGTTTATCTGATTTTATTTAGTGTGTTCTTGCTGATAGTGATGATCGTTTTAGACAAGATAAACGTTATTGCCGATAAAACAAAATTCTATCTGATTTATGTCATAACTATGGTGGCATCCCCAAAATCAGCTATGATGGTTTACCATAAAGTTGAATATGAATGGTATCAGTTAGTGCTTGTTTTATTAGGGTCTTTTGTTTTAATGGGGGGATTTACTTGGCTTCATCAACTCATCGAGAAAGAAGAGAAAGAAGTGATTGATGAGTTACTGAGCAGCAGGCGAGATTCACTAACGGGTGCATATAATTTCTATACATTCAACAAGGATTTAGTTATTTATAACCAAGTACCGATGAATCGGTCAATTGCTATGATCGATATTGATCACTTTAAAGCCTTCAATGATGAGCATGGTCATTTGGCTGGTAATGATTTATTACGTGAATTCACTCAATTGATGGAGGCATATCTGGGTCAAACCGTTGGCTCAAACCATTATAAGTTGTATCGCTATGGTGGCGAAGAATTTTGTATCATTTTTGAGGATATTTCTATAGCCCTTATTTATGAAACATTAGAATCCTTACGGGTGCAAATCCATCATCATGCCTTCAATATCTCTAACAAGCAAGTTAGTGGTATTTCGTTTTCTGCGGGTATTGAGAACTGTCAGGAAGGGGAGGGTAGTTTATTAGATGCTCTTCATCTAGC